Part of the Eshraghiella crossota genome is shown below.
TAGCTGCCTGTAACTCTGCCTCATCGGCCTCAGGTGATACAAAAGTACAATCAATTCCAAGTTTCTTCATTGTTGTTCCAAGAAGGTTATATGTTCCTCCGTAAATTGCGGAAGAAGCTACAATATGTCCACCTGCTTCACATATATTAAACATGGCATAAAAGTTAGCTGCCTGTCCTGAAGAAGTAAGCATCGCGCCTACACCGCCCTCAAGATCACATATCTTAGCGGCAACCGCATCATTGGTAGGGTTCTGAAGCCTTGTGTAGAAATATCCCGTATCTTCAAGGTCAAACAATCTGCCCATCTGGTCACTTGTGTCATACTTAAATGTTGTGCTCTGATAAATAGGTAAAACTCTTGGTTCCCCTTTCTTTGGTGTGTATCCGCTCTGTATACACTTTGTTTCAATTTTGTAATTGCTCATCGTCAATACCTTCCTTTTTATCTATTTTTGTTATTTCTACTTTTCTGATTACATTACCTGTAACTTCCAGTATTTTAAAGCTGAATCCATATGCTTCAATAACCTCTGTCTCATTTTCAGATGCGATTCTGCCAAGTTTTGATATTAAAAATCCATTAAGTGTCTCAAAACCATCGCTTTCAATTTTAATTCCCAACAGACTGTTAATATCTTCTATATCTGTGAGACCATCCACCACGTAAGTATCGTCTCCTGCATATTCAACCACTTCTTCCTCATCGTCATATTCATCAAGGATATTGCCTACTATTTCTTCTATAATATCCTCCATTGATACAATTCCCGCTGTCTGTCCATACTCATCCACGACAATACCCATATGGATTTTTTTCTCCTGCATATCCTTAAGCATATCGTCTATGTCCATTGTTTCCGGAACCATATAAGGTTTTCTTAAAAGACCTTTTATATCCTTAAGCAGTTTCTTACGGTTAGGAATATTTCTGTAAAAAATAAGTGCGTCCCTTATATGTATTGTTCCTACAATATTATCAATATCACCTTCATAAACGGGGAACCTTGAATATTTACCTTCTATATGGTTCTGGATAAAATTGTCAAGTGTAATGGTACTTTCCACTGCTTCTATATTGCTTCTGTGTGTCATTATATCACCGGCATGTTTATCTCCAAGTTCAAAAATATTGGTAATCATTTCAGCCTCTCCGGCCTCCAAAACGCCCTGCTCCTGACCTTCATTAACCATTGTAATGATTTCTTCCTCTGTAACATTTTCCTCAGCATCAGGATTTTTAATGCCAAAAATTCTTAAGATTCCTTTTGCAATCATGGTTGTAACAAAAACAACCGGTGAAAGCACAAGCATAA
Proteins encoded:
- a CDS encoding hemolysin family protein; amino-acid sequence: MVYGHFGIGIVLFVFFLTIDVILYAFNAAIRTLSPNDIAESKEGKAKYREMISKILESPSRFNDTVNIIVYITNIIAGSYILGSLARRVIQSVNGDKTWVYIVLAVAMILVFIIFGVIIPEKCGRRKPVRTAIRLVKYVRFLMLVLSPVVFVTTMIAKGILRIFGIKNPDAEENVTEEEIITMVNEGQEQGVLEAGEAEMITNIFELGDKHAGDIMTHRSNIEAVESTITLDNFIQNHIEGKYSRFPVYEGDIDNIVGTIHIRDALIFYRNIPNRKKLLKDIKGLLRKPYMVPETMDIDDMLKDMQEKKIHMGIVVDEYGQTAGIVSMEDIIEEIVGNILDEYDDEEEVVEYAGDDTYVVDGLTDIEDINSLLGIKIESDGFETLNGFLISKLGRIASENETEVIEAYGFSFKILEVTGNVIRKVEITKIDKKEGIDDEQLQN